The Coregonus clupeaformis isolate EN_2021a chromosome 20, ASM2061545v1, whole genome shotgun sequence genome contains a region encoding:
- the notum2 gene encoding carboxylesterase notum2, which yields MKILGHVVFLLLIGGICCQNNRNAKPSGKSSKKNQNQGAEAAQSAPEDEPHPGPVESGREGNSGGRAAAQQSASQNNKASDDMKLHVLKNTQVTCNDGTVAGFYLKEFKGSKRWLIFLEGGWCCYNKDSCDTRYKNIPRLMTSSDWPQTRKGSGILSAQAEENPHWYNTNIVFIPYCSSDVWSGTGPTATKEKRGQGKEKEKDAIEYTFMGSLIIREVVKDLVPKGIKQAKVVMLAGTSAGGTGVLLNIERVSSQLEQLGAEAQVRGLVDSGWFLESKQQRVPDCPDSVSCSPVDAIKRGLKLWNGLVPDKCRQQYKRGEEWQCFFGHKLYSSLTSPLFVVQWLFDEEQLRVENIYLGGQTLSEQQWTYMQNLGKDIKNSLKDVTAVFAPSCLSHTLITKSNWMTFQVKGTSLPRALQCWDKSFQEANRNSKTPLKGCPFHLIDTCHWPQCNPTCPALVDQATQQELTLLQMLVGMGLDLQKLGLDLRRDSSSITSMISSGG from the exons ATGAAGATCCTGGGCCATGTGGTTTTCCTGCTGCTGATAGGAGGGATTTGTTGCCAGAACAACCGCAATGCCAAACCTAGTGGCAAGTCATCTAAGAAGAACCAGAACCAGGGGGCCGAGGCAGCCCAGTCGGCCCCAGAAGATGAGCCCCATCCTGGGCCAGTGGAGTCGGGCAGGGAGGGTAACTCTGGAGGTCGGGCGGCAGCCCAGCAGTCAGCTTCACAGAACAACAAGGCTTCAGATGATATGAAGCTGCATGTCCTCAAGAACACTCAGGTCACGTGCAACGATGGAACAGTGGCAGG GTTTTACCTAAAGGAGTTCAAAGGGAGTAAGCGATGGCTGATATTTCTGGAAG GCGGTTGGTGCTGCTACAACAAAGACTCCTGCGATACCAGGTATAAAAATATCCCACGACTCATGACCTCATCCGACTGGCCCCAAACACGCAAAG GAAGTGGGATATTGTCAGCCCAGGCGGAAGAAAACCCTCATTGGTATAACACTAATATTGT ATTCATCCCGTACTGCTCCAGCGACGTGTGGAGTGGCACAGGGCCCACAGCCACCAAGGAGAAGAGAGGCCAGGgaaaagagaaggagaaagatgCCA TTGAGTATACCTTCATGGGTTCACTGATCATCCGTGAGGTCGTCAAAGACCTAGTCCCTAAAGGCATCAAACAGGCCAAGGTTGTCATGCTGGCTGGCACGAG TGCTGGAGGGACGGGAGTGCTACTGAACATTGAGAGGGTGTCCAGTCAGCTAGAGCAACTGGGGGCAGAGGCCCAGGTTCGAGGCCTGGTGGATTCAGGCTGGTTTCTGGAGAGTAAACAGCAGAGGGTTCCTGACTGCCCAGACAGTGTCTCCTGCTCACCTGTAGACGCCATCAAGAGAGGACTCAA GCTGTGGAACGGGCTGGTCCCAGACAAGTGTCGGCAGCagtacaagagaggagaggagtggcagtGCTTCTTCGGCCACAAACTCTACTCCTCCCTGACCT ccCCTCTGTTTGTGGTGCAGTGGCTGTTTGATGAGGAGCAGCTGAGAGTGGAGAATATCTACCTGGGGGGTCAGACCCTGTCAGAACAGCAGTGGACCTACATGCAGAACCTGGGAAAGGATATCAAGAACTCACTCAAAGATGTCAC GGCTGTGTTCGCACCCTCCTGCCTGTCCCACACATTGATCACTAAAAG TAACTGGATGACGTTTCAAGTCAAAGGCACCTCCCTGCCCCGGGCTCTGCAGTGCTGGGATAAGAGTTTCCAAGAGGCCAACCGTAACAGCAAGACCCCCCTGAAGGGCTGTCCCTTCCACCTGATCGACACCTGCCACTGGCCCCAGTGCAACCCCACCTGCCCAGCCCTGGTGGACCAGGCCACCCAGCAGGAGCTCACGCTGCTCCAGATGTTAGTGGGCATGGGCCTGGACCTCCAGAAACTAGGCCTGGACCTCAGGAGGGACAGTAGCTCTATAACTAGCATGATCAGTAGCGGTGGCTAA